A part of Pseudomonas sp. HR96 genomic DNA contains:
- a CDS encoding NEL-type E3 ubiquitin ligase domain-containing protein — protein MPTFSTDYVKQYDTLVSPLESAGQPQWLQQASAEQRHQLARHQAQGRAQRRNAQQRFGQLQSLYAYNEADLGALDAATVSPQVFYQVQQRHQLDERYSTYLQVSLEDRELRNAKQDAWLATLREEYTIALIKGQQLREEGRRLLDWIIDAYPSGSAEFRQQGPFTGTHLAECAHLVLNDSVAAPEVIVLLSGPDLPCVVYMPGHPQHPLRQYPSPASFYVSLRRELQDFAFQAYFSRFIALRQRQSLNLATLGTEVLQQGLRGHLVDQMSARLRDDAEYLIATSPEEAATLKAALPDYAEHVQAHLNEGAGAGLGASEEDEGRAPSDWLAQRRWVRRESGGREHWMVDLGAYRLPPAEHPSVAADHQGLYRQDEATLIAINGSFYRVKQDSDQQWRIVAPGAANGFQPRLQHNGAGAWHHDLEQPQRWNRLALLRRLGPISAGLDDQRLLRLARAASASNDQLRQVYLLDKPIPIALQDTLLRARIEDQTAATMLRISRGQPVPGIDLIPEVKAFYRALAVANGEPEAHSRNRRSDDPPAPPAPAEDCTGECVPPRSDLLTIWNLRLAMAIGVHRYEAAQLPADTVVHELQRRFPLLPLSYAQRYVDENHALVDRQLNNPYAALPLIPAEQLQVMEHDARLTRALEGFNQRWSNHEDTFILAIRLLEYHHGWVPGTPLLLRRGGRFGDPLAELGETDVDTTCIYRDEDEGWFAVSANGVLLAQDLTDLGFYRAVLHALGESQRIALGFGINEPARLQQRLSEMALARPQRARLLLGMPVPRNWLSPPELGVQQRRSRAGLLASAHSDSALMQRESAQTRVERLLTHTAFWRSTAVQTWLATMTRQARPIDAIVSDLEQQRQLLDGAVQTWINQSADLAARIARERVGDRLQQAWESELSRHGYNLSFTDSAMAGMPPLPCPLPDVISLRVADMHNLDGLAQMLEQLPNLHRLELTNLPLAELPESLAQLQQLRWLDLSRTRLTPGSLARVGRLRNLNTLVISNQDNPESTWTARHMERIMAGGNLRTLTMENSQVRFDTGVFEVLARGHLHALNLTQNQIALDQRSSAELAGLTELRVLDLSRNPLQHTPDLRQMIDLEELDLSHSGILQWPLGLEFLPALQVADLSYLSIAEVPAGAGLTQGLRMSSVHLEEAHRQRFEQEMRTAGNRYNDDEDSSSGDASSTSSDAETAAVRTANALRDGSRLFEGMNDGDLARAEALLATTGSTTAEFFALLLRIDVSYAARQPAGRMRQRIQAMIRGAFNADLRRTLFEQAQQAMSCVDRDALVFSQMENTLHADQALARADDEHAMHELVALGTSHWRAARLREHVASNVRAWRHQGYSIDYSEIELYFRIALATRLNLRDQPSTQVFTSYTQWVTAQMLETAYQAVIAQQDVLLPAYLNAQAYWQRFLETAYATRIAEIDQWRASIGGYLDAAASEDDLLPELGESDRQRLRQLLVDIGQLGVADELPTVVRLDSGAYVRAYDVLQERVGQARLEITRAIVREPQPGPSWRQ, from the coding sequence ATGCCCACTTTCAGCACAGACTACGTCAAACAATACGACACCCTTGTCTCGCCACTCGAAAGCGCCGGCCAGCCGCAGTGGCTGCAGCAGGCCAGCGCCGAGCAGCGCCACCAGCTTGCCCGGCACCAGGCCCAAGGACGCGCTCAGCGGCGCAATGCCCAGCAGCGGTTCGGCCAACTGCAGAGCCTTTATGCCTATAACGAAGCGGACCTCGGCGCGCTGGATGCAGCCACGGTCTCGCCGCAGGTGTTCTATCAAGTGCAGCAGCGCCACCAGCTGGATGAGCGCTACTCGACCTACCTGCAGGTGTCGCTTGAGGATCGCGAGTTGCGCAATGCCAAGCAGGACGCCTGGTTGGCGACCCTGCGCGAGGAATACACGATTGCCCTGATCAAGGGTCAGCAGCTGCGCGAAGAGGGCCGTCGCCTGTTGGACTGGATCATCGATGCCTATCCGTCGGGGTCCGCGGAGTTCAGGCAACAGGGTCCGTTTACCGGCACTCACTTGGCCGAATGTGCGCATCTGGTATTGAATGACTCGGTCGCCGCACCCGAGGTGATCGTCCTGCTGAGCGGCCCGGACCTGCCCTGCGTGGTGTACATGCCCGGCCATCCACAGCACCCGCTCAGGCAATACCCAAGCCCTGCCAGCTTCTATGTCAGCCTGCGCCGGGAACTGCAGGACTTTGCCTTTCAGGCCTACTTCAGCCGTTTCATCGCCCTGCGCCAGCGCCAGTCGCTCAACCTGGCTACCCTTGGCACCGAAGTCCTCCAGCAAGGCTTGCGCGGCCACCTGGTCGACCAGATGAGCGCGCGGCTGCGGGACGATGCCGAGTATCTGATCGCGACCAGCCCCGAGGAGGCAGCCACACTGAAAGCGGCCTTGCCCGACTACGCCGAACATGTGCAGGCGCACCTCAATGAAGGCGCGGGTGCAGGCCTGGGTGCGAGCGAAGAAGATGAAGGCCGCGCACCCTCCGACTGGCTGGCCCAGCGGCGCTGGGTGCGGCGCGAAAGCGGCGGCCGTGAGCACTGGATGGTCGACCTCGGCGCCTATCGGCTGCCGCCCGCCGAGCATCCGTCGGTGGCCGCCGATCACCAGGGTCTGTATCGACAGGACGAAGCTACGCTGATCGCTATCAACGGCAGCTTCTATCGCGTGAAACAAGACTCGGACCAACAATGGCGCATCGTTGCCCCCGGCGCCGCCAACGGCTTTCAGCCACGCTTGCAGCACAACGGCGCGGGGGCCTGGCATCACGACCTCGAACAACCGCAGCGCTGGAATCGCCTGGCCCTGCTGCGCCGGCTCGGGCCGATCAGCGCGGGCCTGGATGACCAACGCCTGCTGCGGCTTGCGCGCGCAGCATCGGCGAGCAACGACCAACTGCGTCAGGTGTACCTGCTCGACAAGCCGATACCCATCGCCCTGCAGGACACCCTGCTGCGCGCGCGGATCGAAGATCAAACCGCCGCCACGATGCTGCGCATCAGCCGTGGCCAACCAGTGCCTGGCATCGACCTGATCCCCGAGGTCAAAGCGTTCTACCGCGCCCTGGCGGTGGCCAATGGCGAGCCCGAGGCGCACTCGCGCAATCGGCGCAGCGACGATCCGCCGGCCCCCCCTGCCCCCGCCGAAGACTGCACCGGCGAGTGCGTACCCCCCCGAAGCGACCTGTTGACGATCTGGAACCTGCGTCTGGCCATGGCGATTGGCGTGCATCGCTATGAAGCGGCGCAACTGCCCGCCGATACGGTGGTGCACGAATTGCAACGGCGCTTCCCCCTGCTGCCCCTGAGCTATGCACAGCGCTACGTCGACGAGAATCACGCGCTGGTCGACAGGCAGCTGAACAACCCCTATGCGGCCTTGCCGCTGATACCCGCCGAACAGCTGCAAGTCATGGAGCACGATGCGCGACTGACCCGTGCACTGGAGGGTTTCAACCAACGCTGGTCGAACCACGAGGACACCTTCATCCTCGCCATTCGTCTGCTCGAATACCACCATGGCTGGGTCCCCGGCACGCCCCTGCTGCTGCGGCGCGGCGGACGCTTCGGCGACCCGCTCGCCGAGCTGGGGGAGACCGACGTCGACACCACCTGCATTTATCGCGATGAAGACGAAGGCTGGTTTGCCGTCAGCGCCAACGGCGTACTGCTGGCTCAGGACCTGACCGACCTGGGGTTCTACCGCGCCGTATTGCATGCCCTTGGCGAAAGCCAGCGCATCGCCCTGGGCTTTGGCATCAACGAACCGGCGCGCCTGCAGCAACGCTTGAGCGAGATGGCGCTGGCCCGACCCCAGCGTGCCCGTCTGCTGCTCGGGATGCCAGTGCCGCGCAACTGGCTCAGCCCGCCGGAGCTTGGCGTGCAACAGCGCCGCAGCCGCGCCGGCCTGCTGGCGTCGGCCCATAGCGACAGCGCACTGATGCAACGAGAAAGCGCGCAGACGCGCGTGGAAAGACTGCTCACCCATACCGCGTTCTGGCGCTCGACAGCGGTGCAGACCTGGCTGGCGACGATGACTCGTCAGGCCAGGCCAATCGACGCCATCGTCAGCGATCTCGAGCAGCAGCGCCAACTGCTCGATGGTGCGGTGCAAACCTGGATCAACCAGAGTGCCGACCTTGCCGCGCGCATCGCCCGGGAACGTGTGGGCGACCGGCTGCAACAGGCCTGGGAGTCGGAGCTCAGCCGTCACGGCTACAACCTGAGCTTCACCGATTCGGCCATGGCGGGAATGCCGCCGCTGCCTTGCCCTTTACCGGACGTGATCTCCCTGCGGGTGGCCGACATGCACAACCTCGACGGTCTGGCGCAGATGCTGGAACAGTTGCCCAACCTGCACCGCCTGGAGTTGACCAACCTGCCGCTGGCCGAGCTACCCGAGTCGCTCGCCCAACTGCAGCAGCTGCGCTGGCTGGATCTTTCGCGCACCCGCCTGACGCCCGGCAGCCTGGCCAGGGTCGGCCGATTGCGCAATCTGAATACGCTGGTGATCAGCAATCAGGACAACCCCGAGTCGACCTGGACAGCCCGGCACATGGAACGCATCATGGCCGGCGGCAACTTGCGCACCCTGACCATGGAGAATTCCCAAGTACGCTTCGACACGGGCGTGTTCGAGGTGCTCGCACGCGGCCATCTGCACGCCTTGAATCTGACGCAGAACCAGATTGCCCTGGATCAGCGCAGCAGTGCCGAACTCGCCGGCCTGACCGAGCTGCGCGTGCTCGATCTCTCGCGCAATCCTTTGCAGCACACGCCGGACCTGCGCCAGATGATCGACCTCGAAGAGCTCGACCTGTCCCACAGTGGAATCCTCCAGTGGCCGCTCGGGCTGGAATTCCTGCCGGCACTGCAAGTGGCCGACCTGAGCTACCTGAGCATCGCCGAGGTGCCCGCTGGGGCAGGTTTGACGCAGGGCCTGCGGATGTCCAGCGTGCATCTCGAAGAGGCCCATCGTCAGCGTTTCGAACAAGAAATGCGCACCGCCGGCAATCGCTATAACGACGACGAGGACAGCAGCAGCGGTGATGCATCCTCCACCTCATCGGACGCAGAGACTGCCGCCGTACGCACCGCCAACGCCCTGCGAGACGGCTCGCGGCTGTTCGAAGGCATGAACGATGGCGACCTCGCGCGTGCCGAGGCACTGCTCGCCACCACGGGCTCGACCACCGCCGAGTTCTTCGCCTTGCTGCTGCGCATCGACGTCTCGTACGCCGCGCGCCAACCCGCCGGACGCATGCGTCAGCGCATCCAGGCGATGATTCGCGGCGCCTTCAATGCCGACTTGCGCCGCACCCTGTTCGAACAGGCGCAGCAGGCCATGAGCTGCGTCGACCGCGACGCTCTGGTGTTCTCGCAAATGGAGAACACCCTGCACGCCGACCAGGCCCTGGCCCGCGCCGATGACGAACACGCGATGCATGAACTGGTTGCACTGGGTACCAGCCACTGGCGCGCGGCGCGATTGCGCGAGCACGTCGCGTCCAATGTCCGGGCCTGGCGCCACCAGGGCTACAGCATCGACTACAGCGAGATCGAGCTGTATTTTCGGATCGCCCTGGCCACTCGGTTGAACCTGCGCGATCAGCCGTCAACTCAGGTTTTCACCAGCTATACGCAATGGGTCACGGCGCAGATGCTCGAAACGGCCTACCAGGCGGTGATTGCCCAGCAGGACGTCCTGCTGCCGGCCTACCTGAATGCGCAGGCCTACTGGCAGCGGTTTCTGGAAACGGCATATGCCACGCGCATCGCCGAGATCGACCAATGGCGTGCCAGCATCGGTGGATACCTGGATGCGGCCGCAAGCGAGGATGATCTGCTGCCGGAGCTGGGTGAGAGTGATCGTCAACGCCTGCGCCAACTGCTGGTCGACATCGGCCAGCTAGGCGTGGCTGACGAGCTGCCGACGGTGGTGCGGCTGGACAGCGGCGCCTACGTGCGTGCCTACGATGTACTGCAGGAGCGAGTGGGGCAGGCGCGCCTGGAAATCACCCGGGCGATCGTCCGGGAACCGCAGCCCGGGCCTTCCTGGCGGCAATGA
- a CDS encoding OmpA family protein, whose translation MRKQLMIPALLALSVGLAACATPPNQNLEQARTNFTSLQTNPQASTLAALETKDASDWLNKADMAFRNKEDSKKVDQLAYLTNQRVEVAKETIALHSAENQLKNASADRAKALLAARDAQIKKLQDSLNAKQTDRGTVVTFGDVLFDLNKADLKSSGLNNVSQLAQFLQQNPERKVIVEGYTDSTGSDSYNVSLSERRATSVQAALVKMGVDPARIVSQGYGKEYPVADNNSASGRAMNRRVEVTISNDNQPVAPRTH comes from the coding sequence ATGCGTAAACAATTGATGATTCCTGCCCTGTTGGCCCTGAGCGTTGGTCTGGCTGCCTGCGCCACCCCGCCTAACCAGAACCTGGAACAGGCACGCACAAACTTCACCTCCTTGCAGACCAACCCGCAGGCCAGCACCCTGGCCGCACTGGAAACCAAGGATGCTTCCGACTGGCTGAACAAGGCTGACATGGCCTTCCGCAACAAGGAAGACAGCAAGAAGGTCGACCAACTGGCCTACCTGACCAACCAGCGCGTTGAAGTGGCCAAGGAAACCATCGCCCTGCACTCGGCCGAGAACCAGCTGAAAAACGCTTCTGCCGACCGTGCCAAGGCGCTGCTGGCTGCCCGTGACGCGCAGATCAAGAAGCTGCAGGACAGCCTCAACGCCAAACAGACCGACCGCGGCACCGTGGTTACCTTCGGCGACGTGCTGTTCGACCTGAACAAGGCTGACCTGAAATCCAGCGGCCTGAACAACGTCAGCCAGCTGGCGCAGTTCCTCCAGCAGAACCCTGAGCGCAAGGTGATCGTCGAGGGCTACACCGACTCCACCGGTTCGGACAGCTACAACGTCAGCCTGTCCGAGCGCCGTGCGACTTCGGTACAGGCAGCACTGGTGAAAATGGGCGTGGATCCGGCGCGCATCGTCTCCCAGGGCTACGGCAAGGAATACCCGGTGGCTGACAACAACAGCGCTTCGGGCCGCGCCATGAACCGTCGTGTGGAAGTGACCATTTCCAACGACAACCAGCCGGTGGCACCGCGCACTCACTGA
- a CDS encoding DUF4398 domain-containing protein — MELKTMNISTAKQSLHKMGSLKLAALALGSSLLLAGCAGNPPTEQYAVTQSAVNSAVSAGGTEYAPVEMKAAQDKFKAAEMAMHDENYDKARILAEQAEWDARVAERKAQAEKAQRAVKDSQQGVQDLKNEGMRQAQ; from the coding sequence ATGGAGTTGAAGACCATGAACATCAGCACTGCCAAACAATCGCTGCACAAAATGGGCTCTTTGAAACTGGCTGCATTGGCCCTGGGTAGCAGCCTGCTGCTGGCCGGTTGTGCCGGCAACCCTCCGACCGAGCAATACGCCGTGACCCAATCGGCCGTCAACAGCGCCGTCAGCGCTGGCGGTACCGAGTACGCTCCGGTGGAAATGAAAGCCGCCCAGGACAAGTTCAAGGCTGCCGAGATGGCCATGCATGACGAGAACTATGACAAAGCGCGCATCCTCGCCGAACAGGCCGAGTGGGATGCCCGTGTAGCCGAGCGCAAGGCCCAGGCCGAAAAAGCTCAGCGCGCCGTCAAGGACTCTCAGCAAGGGGTTCAGGACCTGAAGAACGAAGGCATGCGCCAGGCGCAATAA
- a CDS encoding pilin assembly protein, giving the protein MKIRELATHWEDTAKGRLTKTGYTIHLDVEAAARLAALAEMYPKHHPEELLGELIGAALEELEASFPYVKGAKVIATDEEGDPLYEDVGPTPRFLELSKRHLAGLSAAE; this is encoded by the coding sequence ATGAAGATCCGCGAACTGGCAACGCATTGGGAAGACACCGCCAAGGGTCGCCTGACCAAGACCGGTTACACCATACACCTGGACGTCGAAGCCGCCGCACGCCTGGCGGCGCTCGCCGAGATGTACCCCAAGCACCACCCCGAGGAGCTGCTCGGTGAGTTGATAGGCGCGGCCCTGGAAGAACTGGAAGCCAGCTTCCCTTACGTCAAGGGCGCCAAGGTGATTGCCACCGACGAGGAAGGTGACCCGCTGTACGAGGACGTCGGGCCGACCCCCCGTTTTCTGGAGCTGTCCAAGCGCCACCTGGCAGGCCTTTCTGCCGCTGAATAA
- the ppc gene encoding phosphoenolpyruvate carboxylase — protein MSDIDARLREDVHLLGELLGQTVREQYGDAFLEKIEGIRRSAKADRGAQPRGSLFDGEGSVERLSSSLDALGEDDLLPVARAFNQFLNLANICEQYQLIRRRDESQGQPFEATVLPELLERLKQAGHSAESLARQVGRLDIELVLTAHPTEVARRTLIQKYDAIAAQLALQDHRDLIPAEREQIKQRLHRLIAEAWHTEEIRRVRPTPVDEAKWGFAVIENSLWHAVPSHLRKVDQALHAATGLRLPLEAAPVRFASWMGGDRDGNPNVTAAVTREVLLLARWMAADLFLGDVDHLASELSMQEASPALRAKVGDSAEPYRTLLKQLRERLRATRNWAQASLQVTQPAGEEVLHHNRELLEPLQLCFQSLHECGMGVIADGPLLDCLRRAVTFGLFLVRLDVRQDSTRHRSAMTEITDYLGLGRFEDWDESARIEFLLRELNNRRPLLPAHYSPSADTAEVLATCREIAAAPAASLGSYVISMAGSASDVLAVQLLLKEAGVLRPMRVVPLFETLADLDNAGPVIEHLLQLPGYRTRLHGPQEVMIGYSDSAKDAGTTAAAWAQYRAQETLVDICRSQDVELLLFHGRGGTVGRGGGPAHAAILSQPPGSVAGRFRTTEQGEMIRFKFGLPDIAEQNLNLYLAAVLEATLLPPPRPEPAWRLLMDELAADGVKAYRKVVREHPQFVEYFRQSTPEQELGRLPLGSRPAKRRQGGIESLRAIPWIFGWTQTRLMLPAWLGWETALGKALERGEGELLGQMREHWPFFRTRIDMLEMVLAKADSDIARFYDQRLVDDSLKPLGDELRDLLSQACQVVLGLTGQTHLLAHSPVTLEFFRLRNTYLDPLHLLQAELLARSRQREAALDSPLEQALLVTVAGIAAGLRNTG, from the coding sequence ATGAGTGATATCGACGCGCGCTTGCGCGAGGACGTCCACTTGCTGGGCGAATTGTTGGGCCAGACCGTGCGCGAGCAGTACGGCGATGCGTTTCTCGAAAAGATCGAGGGCATCCGCCGCAGTGCCAAGGCCGATCGCGGCGCCCAGCCGCGCGGTTCGTTGTTCGATGGCGAGGGTTCTGTCGAGCGCTTGAGTTCCAGCCTCGACGCGTTGGGTGAGGACGATCTGCTGCCGGTGGCACGGGCGTTCAACCAGTTTCTCAACCTGGCCAACATCTGCGAGCAATACCAGCTGATCCGCCGTCGCGACGAAAGCCAGGGCCAGCCGTTCGAAGCCACGGTGCTGCCCGAGTTGCTCGAACGCCTCAAGCAGGCTGGCCACAGCGCCGAGTCCCTGGCGCGCCAGGTGGGCCGGCTGGACATCGAGCTGGTGCTCACCGCGCACCCCACCGAAGTGGCCCGGCGTACCCTGATCCAGAAGTACGACGCCATTGCCGCGCAACTGGCCCTGCAGGACCATCGCGACCTGATCCCGGCCGAGCGCGAGCAGATCAAGCAGCGCCTGCACCGGCTGATCGCCGAGGCCTGGCATACCGAAGAAATCCGTCGCGTACGACCCACTCCGGTGGACGAGGCGAAGTGGGGCTTCGCGGTGATCGAGAACTCCCTGTGGCACGCCGTCCCCAGCCATTTGCGCAAGGTTGACCAGGCGCTGCACGCCGCCACCGGCCTGCGCCTGCCGCTGGAGGCGGCGCCGGTGCGCTTCGCTTCGTGGATGGGCGGCGATCGCGACGGCAACCCCAATGTCACCGCGGCGGTGACCCGCGAGGTGCTGCTGCTGGCGCGCTGGATGGCCGCCGACCTTTTTCTCGGCGACGTCGACCACCTGGCCAGCGAGCTGTCGATGCAGGAAGCCAGCCCGGCGCTGCGGGCCAAGGTTGGTGACAGCGCCGAGCCCTATCGCACGCTGCTCAAACAGCTGCGCGAGCGCCTGCGCGCCACCCGCAACTGGGCCCAGGCTTCGCTGCAGGTCACGCAGCCCGCAGGGGAGGAAGTGCTGCACCACAACCGCGAGCTGCTCGAGCCGCTGCAACTGTGCTTCCAGTCGCTGCACGAATGCGGCATGGGCGTGATCGCCGACGGCCCGCTGCTCGACTGCCTGCGCCGCGCGGTGACCTTCGGCCTGTTCCTGGTGCGCCTGGACGTGCGCCAGGATTCCACCCGGCATCGCTCGGCCATGACCGAAATCACCGATTACCTGGGCCTGGGCCGTTTCGAGGACTGGGACGAGTCGGCGCGCATCGAATTTCTGCTGCGCGAGCTGAACAACCGCCGGCCGTTGCTGCCGGCTCATTACAGCCCATCGGCCGACACCGCCGAGGTGCTGGCCACCTGCCGTGAAATCGCGGCAGCGCCGGCGGCATCGCTCGGCTCCTACGTGATCTCCATGGCCGGCTCCGCCTCGGACGTGCTGGCGGTGCAACTGCTGCTCAAGGAAGCCGGAGTGTTGCGGCCAATGCGCGTGGTGCCGCTGTTCGAAACCCTCGCCGATCTCGACAACGCCGGCCCGGTAATCGAACACCTGCTGCAGCTGCCCGGCTACCGCACGCGCCTGCACGGCCCGCAGGAGGTGATGATCGGCTACTCCGATTCGGCCAAGGACGCCGGCACCACCGCGGCCGCCTGGGCGCAGTACCGCGCCCAGGAAACCCTGGTGGACATCTGCCGCAGCCAGGACGTCGAACTGCTGCTGTTCCACGGCCGCGGTGGCACCGTCGGGCGCGGCGGCGGCCCGGCCCACGCGGCGATTCTGTCGCAACCACCGGGGTCGGTGGCGGGGCGGTTCCGTACCACCGAGCAGGGCGAGATGATCCGCTTCAAGTTCGGCCTGCCGGACATCGCCGAGCAGAACCTCAACCTGTACCTGGCCGCCGTGCTCGAAGCCACCTTGCTGCCGCCGCCCAGGCCTGAGCCGGCCTGGCGCCTGCTGATGGACGAACTTGCCGCCGACGGCGTCAAGGCCTACCGCAAGGTGGTCCGCGAGCACCCGCAGTTCGTCGAGTACTTCCGCCAGTCGACCCCCGAACAGGAGCTCGGTCGCCTGCCTCTGGGCAGCCGCCCGGCCAAGCGCCGCCAGGGCGGTATCGAAAGCCTGCGGGCCATCCCGTGGATCTTTGGCTGGACCCAGACGCGCCTGATGCTGCCAGCCTGGCTGGGCTGGGAAACCGCCCTGGGCAAGGCGCTGGAGCGCGGCGAGGGCGAACTGCTGGGGCAGATGCGCGAACACTGGCCGTTCTTCCGCACTCGCATCGACATGCTGGAGATGGTCCTGGCCAAGGCCGACAGCGACATCGCGCGGTTCTACGACCAGCGCCTGGTGGACGATTCGCTCAAGCCTCTGGGTGACGAGCTGCGCGACCTATTGTCGCAGGCCTGCCAGGTGGTGCTGGGCCTCACCGGCCAGACTCACCTGCTGGCGCACAGCCCGGTGACGCTGGAGTTCTTCCGCCTGCGCAATACCTACCTTGACCCCCTGCACCTGTTGCAGGCCGAGCTGCTGGCGCGCTCCCGGCAACGCGAAGCGGCGCTCGACAGCCCGCTGGAACAGGCCTTGCTGGTGACCGTGGCCGGCATCGCGGCGGGCTTGCGCAACACCGGCTGA
- the adk gene encoding adenylate kinase, translating into MRVILLGAPGAGKGTQASFITTKFGIPQISTGDMLRAAVKAGTELGLVAKGVMDSGGLVSDDLIIALVKERIAQPDCAKGFLFDGFPRTIPQAEALVSAGVELDFVVEIAVADEEIVKRIAGRRVHEASGRVYHTEFNPPKTAGKDDLTGEDLVQRKDDTEETVRHRLSVYHSQTEPLVKFYQELSARQGKPRFSHIEGVGSVEDITAKVQAALS; encoded by the coding sequence ATGCGCGTGATTCTGCTGGGAGCTCCCGGGGCCGGTAAAGGTACTCAGGCAAGTTTCATCACCACGAAATTCGGTATTCCGCAAATTTCCACTGGCGACATGCTGCGTGCAGCAGTCAAGGCCGGCACCGAGCTGGGCCTGGTCGCCAAAGGCGTGATGGACAGCGGTGGCCTGGTGTCCGATGACCTGATCATTGCCCTGGTCAAGGAGCGGATCGCGCAGCCCGATTGTGCCAAGGGTTTCCTGTTCGACGGTTTCCCACGCACCATTCCCCAGGCCGAAGCCTTGGTCAGCGCCGGGGTGGAGCTGGACTTCGTGGTGGAAATCGCCGTGGCCGACGAGGAGATCGTCAAGCGTATCGCCGGTCGCCGGGTGCACGAGGCCTCCGGTCGCGTCTACCACACCGAGTTCAACCCGCCAAAAACTGCGGGCAAGGACGACCTGACCGGGGAAGACCTGGTGCAGCGCAAGGACGACACCGAAGAAACCGTGCGTCACCGCCTGTCGGTCTACCACTCGCAGACCGAGCCGCTGGTCAAGTTCTACCAGGAACTGTCGGCCAGGCAGGGCAAGCCCAGGTTCAGCCACATCGAAGGTGTCGGCAGTGTCGAAGACATCACCGCCAAGGTGCAGGCTGCCCTGAGCTGA
- the tsaB gene encoding tRNA (adenosine(37)-N6)-threonylcarbamoyltransferase complex dimerization subunit type 1 TsaB, with the protein MTTLLALDTATEACSVALLHDGKVLSHYEVIPRLHAQKLLPMIQQLLGEAGIALSAVDAIAFGRGPGAFTGVRIAIGVVQGLAFALERPVLAVSNLALLAQRAWREHGAAQVAAAIDARMDEVYWGCYREQAGEMRLVGEEAVLAPPAVALPDDATGQWFGAGTGWGYAERLAVQPSAVDASLLPHALDLLTLGQFAWERGEGVAADFAQPVYLRDKVAVAKAQK; encoded by the coding sequence ATGACCACCTTGCTGGCCCTGGACACCGCCACCGAAGCTTGCTCCGTGGCCTTGCTGCATGACGGCAAGGTACTGAGCCACTATGAGGTGATCCCGCGGCTGCACGCGCAGAAGTTGCTGCCAATGATCCAGCAATTGCTGGGCGAGGCGGGGATTGCATTGTCGGCGGTGGACGCCATCGCCTTCGGCCGCGGCCCTGGAGCGTTCACCGGCGTGCGCATCGCCATCGGCGTGGTCCAGGGCCTGGCGTTCGCCCTCGAGCGGCCGGTGCTGGCGGTGTCCAACCTGGCCCTGCTGGCCCAGCGCGCCTGGCGCGAGCACGGCGCCGCGCAGGTGGCCGCTGCCATCGACGCGCGCATGGATGAAGTGTACTGGGGCTGCTACCGCGAGCAGGCGGGCGAGATGCGACTGGTCGGCGAAGAAGCCGTGCTGGCGCCACCAGCGGTGGCCTTGCCTGACGATGCGACCGGTCAATGGTTCGGTGCCGGCACCGGCTGGGGCTATGCTGAACGTCTGGCAGTGCAGCCGTCGGCGGTGGATGCCAGCCTGCTACCCCATGCCCTCGACCTGCTGACCCTTGGCCAGTTCGCCTGGGAGCGCGGCGAAGGGGTGGCGGCAGATTTCGCTCAACCGGTCTATCTGCGGGACAAGGTTGCCGTGGCAAAAGCGCAGAAATAA